In Juglans microcarpa x Juglans regia isolate MS1-56 chromosome 8D, Jm3101_v1.0, whole genome shotgun sequence, the following are encoded in one genomic region:
- the LOC121243243 gene encoding uncharacterized protein LOC121243243 → MSRGKSKSPGWAAFDLKHRQKQTLEPHIPEEDPFPPIRSSLTTPDPTNIMPFSSLLIPSPDNGNRKKTARTVGDSSNNFVQQDDRVLAVQKLKELHRWAENSLVEDVLAAADDNVDSASTFLKAMFPINDTLEDEPTVVAETNYTSNELCGQKRDQNDSLGNTTSLADRSSTLEDSLQYNSHESEDQNFSFGEKLSDDTKLILERLKSVPVEPEWEKDDIYLIHRKDALKMIRSASQHSRASTNAFLRGDHLSAQHHSMKAHEEWLAAERLNAKAAKEIFSIRNSKKNIWKLDLHGLHASEAIRALQERLQQIETQAQPNHSVSPNRVDMKSGIVCSSSLESFNCLDTEDLDIQQVLSRQRPASLQVITGIGNHSKGHAAIPTAVRSYLDENRYHFDELRPGVVTVRTKFRQR, encoded by the exons ATGTCGCGGGGAAAAAGTAAATCCCCCGGTTGGGCCGCCTTTGACCTCAAGCACCGACAAAAACAAACACTTGAGCCTCATATTCCGGAGGAGGATCCATTCCCACCCATAAGAAGCTCTCTTACCACTCCTGATCCGACAAATATTATGCCATTCTCGTCACTACTCATTCCTTCTCCAGATAATGGGAACCGCAAAAAAACAGCTAGAACAGTTGGTGATTCTAGCAATAATTTCGTCCAGCAAGATGACCGTGTTTTAGCCGTCCAGAAGCTCAAAGAGCTCCACCGGTGGGCTGAGAATAGTTTGGTTGAGGATGTCTTGGCAGCTGCGGATGATAACGTGGATAGTGCCTCCACTTTTTTGAAAGCAATGTTTCCCATTAATGACACCCTTGAGGATGAGCCAACCGTAGTTGCGGAAACAAATTATACCTCTAACGAATTATGTGGCCAGAAGAGAGATCAAAATGATTCTTTGGGAAACACCACGAGCCTCGCCGACCGGAGCTCTACGCTTGAGGACTCTCTTCAGTACAACAGCCACGAATCGGAAGATCAAAACTTTTCTTTTGGAGAAAAGCTATCTGATGACACTAAACTGATTTTGGAGCGTCTGAAGTCTGTACCTGTTGAACCCGAGTGGGAAAAAGACGATATCTACTTGATCCACAGAAAAGATGCATTGAAGATGATAAG ATCAGCATCCCAGCACTCGAGGGCAAGCACAAATGCCTTTCTAAGAGGTGATCATCTTTCGGCCCAACACCACTCTATGAAGGCTCATGAAGAATGGTTGGCTGCTGAAAGGCTCAATGCTAAGGCAGCCAAGGAAATTTTTAGCATCAGGAAtagcaagaaaaatatatggaaattgGACCTGCACGGTCTTCATGCATCAGAAGCAATTCGAGCCTTGCAAGAGCGTCTTCAGCAGATTGAAACCCAAGCGCAGCCAAATCATTCAGTATCTCCAAACAGGGTCGATATGAAGAGTGGAATTGTATGTTCCTCATCACTTGAGTCATTTAACTGCCTGGACACGGAAGATTTAGATATACAGCAGGTGTTATCAAGGCAGAGGCCAGCATCATTACAAGTCATAACGG GTATAGGAAATCATAGCAAAGGACATGCTGCAATTCCAACAGCCGTGAGAAGCTACCTTGATGAAAACAG ATATCATTTTGACGAGTTGAGGCCTGGGGTGGTAACAGTTCGGACTAAGTTCCGTCAGCGGTGA